A region of Mesorhizobium sp. AR02 DNA encodes the following proteins:
- the cysQ gene encoding 3'(2'),5'-bisphosphate nucleotidase CysQ yields the protein MLDIFERLALAAGREVMRVFHAGCAVDRKSDSSPVTEADRESEKIILAGLRAAFPEIPCVAEEEAAAGIMPSDLGDAFFLIDPLDGTKEFVNRRTDFTVNIALVRHGVPEVGVVFAPCTGRFFGGRPGRAESLDVDSDYRITGRRPITVRAGGTPLAVVASRSHNTPETDAFIRDLGAAEIVSVGSSLKFCLLAAAEADVYPRFGRTMEWDTAAGDAVLRAAGGMTRTLDGEPLVYGKRKQASDSDFANPHFIASGKSASAV from the coding sequence ATGCTCGACATCTTCGAGCGGCTGGCCCTGGCCGCCGGGCGCGAGGTTATGCGCGTGTTCCACGCCGGCTGCGCGGTCGACCGGAAATCGGACTCCTCGCCGGTGACCGAGGCGGACCGCGAGAGCGAGAAGATCATTCTCGCTGGCCTGCGCGCCGCATTTCCCGAAATTCCCTGCGTGGCCGAAGAGGAAGCGGCGGCCGGAATCATGCCGTCCGATCTCGGCGATGCCTTCTTCCTCATCGATCCGCTCGACGGCACCAAGGAATTCGTCAACCGCCGCACCGACTTCACCGTCAACATCGCGCTTGTCCGCCATGGCGTGCCGGAAGTCGGTGTCGTCTTCGCACCTTGCACTGGCCGCTTCTTCGGTGGGCGGCCGGGCAGGGCGGAATCCCTCGACGTGGATAGCGATTATCGCATCACCGGCCGCCGGCCGATCACCGTGCGGGCAGGGGGTACGCCGCTCGCCGTCGTCGCCAGCCGCTCGCACAACACGCCTGAAACCGATGCCTTCATCCGTGATCTTGGTGCTGCCGAGATCGTCTCGGTGGGCTCGTCCCTGAAATTCTGCTTGCTCGCCGCGGCGGAAGCCGACGTCTACCCGCGCTTCGGCCGCACCATGGAGTGGGATACCGCTGCCGGCGATGCCGTGTTGCGCGCCGCTGGCGGCATGACGCGCACCCTGGATGGCGAGCCGCTTGTCTACGGCAAGCGCAAGCAGGCGAGCGATAGCGATTTCGCCAACCCGCATTTTATCGCGAGCGGGAAGAGTGCGAGCGCTGTTTGA
- the cysN gene encoding sulfate adenylyltransferase subunit CysN: MRHIMAKSLAPTDSVRDYLAAQEKKSLLRFLTCGSVDDGKSTLIGRLLSDTKQIFEDQLAALERDSRKHGTTGDDIDFALLVDGLEAEREQGITIDVAYRFFATPKRKFIVADTPGHEQYTRNMATGASTADLAIVLIDARQGVLRQTRRHSIIASLLGIRHIVLAVNKIDLVDFDQAVFDRIVEDYGQFSRDLGFQTIVPIPMSARYGDNVSSRSDNMQWYSGPTLIEHLETVSVEEAAVEQPFRFPVQYVNRPNLDFRGFAGTIASGAIAQGDEVVVAKSGKSSHVKRIVAYGGDLKQAVAGQAITLVLDDEVEVSRGNMLVSPAARPQVADQFAANIVWFDEHALLPGRSYILRTETDQTSATVTDLKYRINVNDFAHEAAKSLEMNEVGICNISTRAPIAFDPFAENRTTGAFILIDRLSNATVGAGMIVHSLRRAENIHWQSLDVGKRVRADMKNQRPAVFWFTGLSGSGKSTIANLFEKKLFATGRHTYILDGDNVRHGLNRDLGFTDADRVENIRRVAEVAKLMADAGLIVIVSFISPFSAERRMARELMADGEFIEVFVDTPFEECARRDPKGLYARALNGEIKNFTGVDSPYEAPEKPEIHLKTLGRSAEEMVDALEHWLNERDIAEDQYDNGGGI; encoded by the coding sequence ATGCGCCACATCATGGCAAAGAGCCTCGCTCCCACCGACAGCGTCCGCGACTATCTGGCCGCGCAGGAGAAGAAGTCGCTGCTGCGCTTCCTGACCTGCGGTTCGGTCGATGACGGCAAGTCGACGTTGATCGGGCGCTTGCTATCCGACACCAAACAGATCTTCGAAGACCAGCTTGCCGCGCTCGAGCGCGATTCGCGCAAGCATGGCACCACCGGCGACGATATCGATTTCGCTTTGCTGGTCGACGGCCTCGAGGCCGAGCGCGAGCAAGGCATCACCATCGATGTCGCCTACCGCTTCTTCGCCACGCCGAAGCGCAAGTTCATCGTCGCCGACACGCCCGGCCACGAGCAGTATACGCGCAACATGGCAACCGGCGCCTCGACCGCCGACCTGGCGATCGTGCTGATCGATGCCCGGCAAGGGGTGTTGCGCCAGACAAGGCGCCATTCGATCATCGCCTCGCTGCTCGGCATCCGCCACATCGTACTGGCCGTCAACAAGATCGACCTCGTCGATTTCGATCAGGCGGTTTTCGATCGGATCGTCGAAGACTACGGACAATTCTCGCGCGATCTCGGCTTCCAGACCATCGTGCCGATCCCGATGTCGGCCCGCTACGGCGACAATGTCAGCAGCCGCTCCGACAACATGCAATGGTATTCCGGCCCGACGCTGATCGAGCATCTCGAGACCGTTTCGGTCGAAGAGGCCGCTGTCGAGCAGCCGTTCCGGTTTCCGGTGCAATACGTCAATCGCCCCAATCTCGATTTCCGCGGCTTTGCCGGCACGATCGCGTCGGGCGCCATCGCGCAAGGCGACGAGGTGGTCGTCGCCAAATCCGGCAAGTCCTCGCATGTCAAACGCATTGTCGCTTATGGCGGCGATCTGAAACAGGCGGTGGCCGGCCAGGCCATCACGCTCGTTCTTGACGACGAGGTCGAAGTCTCGCGCGGCAACATGCTGGTTTCGCCGGCCGCCCGGCCGCAGGTCGCCGATCAGTTCGCCGCCAACATCGTCTGGTTTGACGAGCATGCGCTGCTGCCGGGCCGTTCCTACATCCTGCGCACCGAAACCGACCAGACCAGCGCCACCGTCACCGATCTGAAATACCGCATCAATGTCAACGACTTCGCCCATGAGGCGGCCAAGTCGCTTGAAATGAATGAAGTCGGCATCTGCAACATCTCGACGCGGGCGCCGATCGCCTTCGATCCCTTCGCCGAAAACCGCACCACAGGCGCCTTCATTCTGATCGATCGCCTCAGCAACGCCACGGTCGGTGCCGGCATGATCGTGCACTCGCTGCGTCGTGCCGAAAACATCCACTGGCAATCGCTCGATGTCGGCAAACGCGTGCGCGCCGATATGAAGAACCAGCGGCCCGCGGTGTTCTGGTTCACCGGGCTTTCCGGCTCCGGCAAGTCGACCATCGCCAATTTGTTCGAGAAGAAGCTGTTCGCCACCGGCCGGCACACCTATATCCTGGATGGCGACAATGTCCGTCACGGTCTCAACCGCGATCTCGGCTTCACCGATGCCGACCGCGTCGAGAACATCCGCCGGGTGGCCGAAGTGGCCAAGCTGATGGCCGATGCCGGGTTGATCGTCATTGTCTCCTTCATTTCGCCGTTCAGCGCCGAACGGCGCATGGCCAGGGAGTTGATGGCCGATGGCGAGTTCATCGAGGTGTTTGTCGACACGCCTTTCGAAGAGTGCGCCAGGCGTGATCCGAAGGGCCTCTATGCGCGCGCGCTGAATGGCGAGATCAAGAACTTCACCGGTGTCGATTCCCCTTACGAAGCGCCGGAAAAACCGGAGATCCATCTGAAGACGCTCGGCAGATCGGCGGAAGAGATGGTAGATGCCCTGGAACACTGGCTGAACGAGCGTGACATTGCCGAAGACCAATATGACAACGGCGGCGGTATCTGA
- the cysD gene encoding sulfate adenylyltransferase subunit CysD has product MTIALTHLQRLEAESIHIFREVAAAFTKPVMLYSVGKDSSVLMHLAMKAFYPAKPPFPFLHVDTTWKFREMIAFRDQMAQKLGFDLLVHVNEDGVRDNINPFDHGSNTHTHVMKTVALRQALDKYGFDAAFGGARRDEEKSRAKERIFSFRNAQHVWDPKNQRPEMWKIFNTRIASGESIRVFPLSNWTELDIWQYILQENIPIVPLYFAKERPVVERDGMLILKDDDRMKLRPGETVENRLVRFRTLGCYPLTGAIESDADTLEAIVGEMLTARTSERQGRLIDRDEAGSMEKKKREGYF; this is encoded by the coding sequence ATGACCATAGCGCTTACGCATCTGCAGCGGCTTGAAGCCGAATCCATCCACATATTCCGCGAGGTCGCGGCCGCCTTCACCAAGCCGGTGATGCTCTATTCGGTCGGCAAGGATTCATCCGTGCTGATGCATCTGGCGATGAAGGCGTTCTATCCCGCCAAGCCGCCGTTTCCGTTTCTCCATGTCGACACCACCTGGAAGTTCCGCGAAATGATCGCCTTTCGCGATCAGATGGCGCAGAAACTCGGCTTCGACCTTTTGGTTCATGTCAACGAAGACGGCGTGCGCGACAACATCAATCCGTTCGACCACGGTTCGAACACCCACACCCATGTGATGAAGACCGTGGCGCTGCGCCAGGCGCTCGACAAATACGGCTTCGATGCCGCCTTTGGCGGCGCCCGTCGCGACGAGGAGAAATCCCGCGCCAAGGAGCGTATATTCTCTTTCCGCAACGCCCAGCATGTCTGGGATCCGAAGAACCAGCGCCCCGAAATGTGGAAGATATTCAACACCCGCATCGCATCGGGCGAATCGATCCGCGTCTTCCCGCTGTCGAACTGGACCGAGCTCGATATCTGGCAGTACATCCTGCAGGAGAACATCCCGATCGTGCCGCTCTATTTCGCCAAGGAACGACCTGTGGTGGAACGCGACGGCATGCTGATCCTCAAGGACGACGATCGCATGAAACTTCGCCCCGGCGAGACAGTCGAGAACCGGCTGGTTCGGTTCCGCACTTTGGGCTGCTATCCGCTGACCGGCGCCATCGAATCCGATGCGGACACGCTCGAAGCCATCGTTGGCGAGATGCTGACCGCGCGCACCTCCGAGCGCCAAGGTCGCCTGATCGACCGGGATGAAGCCGGCTCGATGGAAAAGAAGAAGCGCGAGGGGTATTTCTGA
- a CDS encoding O-antigen ligase family protein — protein sequence MVSFVFNGGGLWSVLLIALKKRRFNADRAMMALTIAIYAYCAANLVASIVNNAIVQDAPRLIPLVTFLLFPISYSTWSITQKTTLVRIIVLSSLAACFVALLLAVIQQYWVGMRAKGGAGNAIVFAEVLCLAVMVCVAGALSGLERHRIALICAALGGTIAIVYSGTRIIWLSLLIAGIAVLLINQQRLKGRNAIRLLVLLVAVGAVIAAVGFQTISGRVDFMRSDLDALATHGDYTTPIGLRFALWDIGLKAFREMPLFGHGVGATQSLIKQGFRDQFGMDAGFNHFHNGFLTALVQAGILGAVTLAAIFVVAARNAALVLRNSADPIERFGATMIVIVVITYLTAGMTGILVGHDILDSMLMVFLVSGTYLASGRQAPLPQDQALAPVTDERVLAPVAEDRILPPETEDRVRPSVTQ from the coding sequence CTGGTCAGCTTCGTGTTCAATGGCGGCGGCCTGTGGTCCGTCCTGTTGATCGCCTTGAAGAAGAGGCGCTTCAACGCCGACAGGGCGATGATGGCGCTGACGATCGCGATCTATGCCTATTGCGCGGCCAATCTCGTGGCGTCCATCGTCAACAACGCGATCGTCCAGGATGCGCCACGCCTTATTCCGCTCGTGACCTTCCTGCTTTTCCCCATCTCCTATTCGACCTGGAGCATCACGCAGAAAACCACACTCGTCCGCATCATCGTGCTCAGCAGCCTGGCCGCCTGTTTCGTCGCGCTGCTGCTGGCCGTTATCCAGCAATATTGGGTGGGGATGAGGGCCAAGGGCGGGGCCGGCAATGCGATAGTGTTCGCGGAGGTGCTTTGCCTTGCCGTAATGGTCTGTGTGGCCGGCGCCTTGTCGGGTCTCGAGAGACACAGGATCGCCCTCATCTGCGCAGCCCTTGGCGGAACGATCGCCATCGTCTACTCCGGTACGCGCATTATCTGGCTGTCGCTGCTGATCGCCGGCATCGCCGTCCTGCTGATCAACCAACAGAGGCTGAAAGGAAGGAATGCCATTCGCCTGCTGGTGCTGCTGGTGGCGGTCGGCGCCGTGATCGCGGCCGTCGGTTTCCAGACGATATCCGGGCGTGTCGACTTTATGCGCTCCGACTTGGACGCGCTCGCTACCCATGGTGACTACACGACGCCTATCGGATTGCGATTCGCCTTGTGGGATATCGGCCTGAAGGCGTTTCGTGAGATGCCCTTGTTCGGACATGGAGTGGGTGCCACCCAGAGCTTGATAAAACAGGGCTTCCGCGATCAGTTCGGGATGGATGCAGGCTTCAATCATTTCCACAACGGCTTCCTGACCGCCTTGGTGCAGGCAGGAATCCTGGGCGCCGTGACACTGGCGGCGATCTTTGTCGTTGCCGCCAGGAATGCCGCCTTGGTCCTGCGGAACAGCGCCGATCCGATCGAGCGGTTCGGCGCCACAATGATTGTCATCGTGGTGATCACCTATCTCACAGCCGGAATGACAGGCATCCTGGTCGGTCACGACATCCTGGACTCGATGCTGATGGTCTTCCTGGTGTCGGGAACGTATCTCGCCTCCGGACGTCAGGCTCCGTTGCCGCAAGACCAGGCACTTGCGCCGGTGACGGACGAACGAGTGCTTGCGCCAGTGGCGGAAGACCGAATCCTCCCGCCGGAGACGGAAGACCGGGTGCGTCCATCCGTGACCCAATAG
- a CDS encoding NAD-dependent epimerase/dehydratase family protein — protein MKVLVTGATGFIGRQVVSQLRKAGAELRLASRRPERLGPGDDAMPMPDFDAPAAAFLALTRDVTDVVHSAGLNNDEGNATEADFRAANAELSARLAQAAAEQASGRFIQLSSIRAVIGACVSATIDADTIPDPQCAYGRSKREAEIRVLDAYASHGRSDATVLRLPPVYGSGMKGNLATLMRLADTALPLPTGALTGTRSLLSSRSAAGAVWHLLSHSGPLRPIYVGSDVPPVSIADIVGAFRSGFRRPTRLMAVPAGPLRAAAVLLGKRTSWDSLTATQICDPSLLVSVGWPPETGTLEQLAEIARLGNAQSPPLR, from the coding sequence ATGAAGGTTTTGGTCACAGGCGCGACGGGCTTCATCGGCCGTCAGGTGGTCAGCCAGCTTCGAAAGGCCGGCGCCGAGCTTCGCCTCGCGTCCCGCCGCCCGGAGAGGCTCGGTCCGGGAGATGACGCCATGCCGATGCCCGATTTCGATGCGCCGGCGGCTGCCTTCCTTGCGCTTACCAGGGATGTTACGGATGTCGTTCATAGCGCGGGCCTGAACAATGATGAAGGCAACGCCACAGAAGCCGATTTTCGGGCGGCCAATGCGGAATTGAGCGCAAGGCTGGCGCAAGCCGCCGCCGAACAAGCAAGCGGACGCTTCATCCAGCTCTCCTCAATCCGGGCCGTGATCGGCGCGTGCGTCAGCGCGACGATCGATGCGGACACGATACCCGACCCGCAATGCGCTTATGGGCGCTCGAAGCGCGAAGCCGAGATCAGGGTGCTGGACGCCTATGCGTCGCATGGCCGTTCCGACGCCACCGTGCTGCGGCTGCCGCCGGTCTACGGAAGCGGCATGAAAGGGAACCTGGCGACGCTGATGCGCCTGGCCGACACGGCGCTGCCGCTGCCGACAGGCGCACTGACAGGAACCCGCTCGCTGCTGTCGTCGCGATCGGCGGCAGGCGCGGTGTGGCATCTGCTCAGCCATTCGGGGCCGCTGCGCCCGATCTATGTTGGCAGCGATGTGCCGCCGGTTTCGATCGCTGACATTGTCGGCGCCTTTCGCAGCGGTTTCAGACGTCCGACGCGCCTGATGGCCGTGCCGGCCGGGCCGTTGCGGGCAGCCGCGGTCCTGCTGGGCAAGCGGACGTCCTGGGACAGCTTGACCGCGACACAGATATGCGACCCTTCCCTGCTCGTATCCGTAGGCTGGCCGCCGGAAACCGGCACGCTGGAGCAGCTGGCCGAGATAGCGCGGCTCGGAAACGCTCAATCGCCTCCGTTGCGATAG
- a CDS encoding sugar transferase — MAVKGLKRAFDLVATALLLLVTSPVLLLCVLAVRASSPGPVIFSQTRVGRDGMLFRCHKLRTMVQGTPSLPSHEAPANAVTAVGRTLRKFKLDELPQFWNVLRGEMSLVGPRPCLPTQTELIERRRRLGVLAALPGITGMAQIRGIDMSDPQLLAETDAAYLRTASFWLDLRILFATLYRNGGD; from the coding sequence ATGGCCGTGAAGGGACTGAAGCGAGCCTTCGATCTCGTCGCGACAGCCCTGCTGTTGTTGGTGACGTCGCCTGTTCTATTGCTCTGCGTCCTTGCGGTGCGGGCATCATCGCCCGGTCCGGTGATTTTTTCGCAAACGCGGGTCGGCCGCGATGGTATGTTGTTTCGCTGCCACAAGTTGAGGACGATGGTTCAGGGAACGCCGTCCTTGCCCTCGCACGAAGCGCCAGCGAATGCCGTGACCGCGGTCGGAAGGACCTTGCGGAAATTCAAGCTCGATGAGCTGCCGCAGTTCTGGAATGTTCTGCGAGGCGAGATGAGCCTGGTCGGGCCGCGCCCTTGCCTGCCGACGCAGACGGAACTGATCGAGCGTCGCAGGCGGCTGGGGGTCTTGGCGGCACTTCCGGGCATTACCGGCATGGCCCAGATCAGGGGCATCGACATGTCGGACCCGCAGCTTCTGGCCGAAACGGATGCCGCCTATCTCAGGACGGCGTCGTTCTGGCTCGACCTTCGCATCCTGTTTGCAACGCTCTATCGCAACGGAGGCGATTGA
- a CDS encoding nucleoside-diphosphate sugar epimerase/dehydratase → MTSYVKAVSGSRPKMRRAFIMVQDMAMVLVAVALSLVLSRSDLSFDAFSHEGFVTWAGVVLISHLLFRYCGLYTTIWRFASTPDFFNILKGCAILTVVLYTVSLMSRFLQPVAGLNERQFIVFFLVSFTIISAPRLFYRFLRDGASWGILTNKTNKVQAKRALFVGRLGEADLIIRFTRTAEPADYSIAGIMATERGAPLGTRIRGVPVVASRPRLIDVLEDYAAGTKSIDLLIFGSGVEHEIEEYSELVRVARHGGIAVVQFSRLSQLGQEGKIVLDEVEMETILRRPTVPSDIERIGAFVGGKRVLVTGGAGSIGRTLVKRSLELGAGAVLVADNSEFGIFQLSQYVDEKDHDRLKVRIVDVADRRQMTRVVTEFKPDIIFHAAALKHVPLLEENWESAIQTNVFGTLVCAEVAAKCGVPQFLLISSDKAVDPTSVLGITKRAAEQLVSSLHESHAVAPDGRRSGTKFIAVRFGNVFGSNGSVATIFQAQIEAGGPVTITDRRMTRYFMTVAEAVDLVIMAAADAQSREGKDDYAIYMLDMGKPVPILEVAETMIRMAGKTPYADIPIRFTGIRPGEKLHETLQGANEEIVTLDIAKIFGLRTDVVAWPMVQAALAALQAAMKNQDKASALAVLAELHRPETPAPDTRQETGSRTVGQAG, encoded by the coding sequence ATGACTTCCTATGTAAAAGCCGTATCCGGAAGTCGGCCGAAGATGCGGCGCGCCTTCATCATGGTCCAGGATATGGCCATGGTCCTGGTCGCGGTGGCGCTTAGTCTCGTCCTCTCCAGGTCAGATCTTTCGTTCGATGCATTCTCCCACGAAGGCTTTGTCACCTGGGCAGGGGTCGTTCTCATCAGCCACCTGCTGTTCAGATATTGTGGTCTCTACACCACGATCTGGCGCTTTGCCTCGACCCCCGACTTTTTCAACATTCTGAAGGGCTGTGCGATTCTGACGGTTGTGCTTTATACCGTTTCGCTGATGTCTCGTTTCTTGCAGCCCGTGGCTGGCCTCAACGAGCGCCAGTTCATCGTCTTCTTCCTCGTTTCCTTCACCATCATATCGGCGCCTCGGCTGTTCTACCGATTTCTTCGCGACGGCGCGAGCTGGGGCATCCTCACCAACAAGACCAACAAGGTGCAGGCCAAGCGCGCGCTCTTCGTCGGTCGGCTTGGCGAGGCCGACCTGATCATTCGCTTCACACGCACGGCAGAGCCGGCCGACTATTCCATCGCCGGCATCATGGCGACCGAGCGCGGTGCACCGTTGGGCACACGGATTCGAGGTGTTCCCGTGGTGGCGTCCCGGCCGCGCCTGATCGATGTCCTGGAGGACTACGCCGCCGGCACCAAGAGCATCGACCTGCTTATTTTCGGCAGCGGCGTCGAGCATGAGATCGAGGAATATTCCGAGCTTGTGCGTGTCGCCCGCCATGGCGGCATAGCCGTCGTACAGTTTTCCAGGCTTTCGCAACTCGGGCAGGAGGGAAAGATCGTTCTCGACGAAGTCGAGATGGAAACGATCCTGCGCCGCCCGACGGTGCCGTCCGATATCGAACGCATTGGTGCCTTCGTCGGCGGCAAGCGCGTCCTGGTCACGGGAGGCGCCGGGTCTATCGGCCGCACACTGGTCAAGCGGTCGTTGGAGCTGGGGGCAGGGGCGGTGCTGGTCGCCGACAATTCCGAGTTCGGCATCTTCCAGTTGAGCCAGTATGTCGATGAGAAGGACCATGATCGCCTGAAAGTCCGCATTGTCGATGTCGCCGACCGGCGCCAGATGACGCGTGTCGTCACGGAATTCAAACCGGACATCATCTTTCATGCCGCGGCGCTCAAGCACGTTCCGCTGCTCGAGGAGAACTGGGAATCGGCCATTCAGACCAATGTTTTCGGCACACTTGTCTGCGCTGAGGTTGCCGCCAAATGTGGCGTTCCGCAGTTCCTGCTCATCTCGAGCGACAAGGCCGTGGATCCGACCTCGGTGCTTGGCATCACCAAGAGAGCGGCCGAGCAGCTCGTCAGTTCCCTGCACGAAAGCCACGCAGTCGCGCCGGACGGGCGCCGTTCCGGCACCAAGTTCATAGCCGTGCGGTTCGGCAATGTGTTTGGCTCCAATGGTTCGGTGGCGACCATCTTCCAGGCACAGATCGAAGCGGGCGGTCCGGTCACGATTACCGATCGACGCATGACGCGTTATTTCATGACGGTGGCGGAAGCTGTCGACCTCGTCATCATGGCGGCCGCCGACGCACAGTCGCGTGAAGGCAAGGACGACTATGCCATCTACATGCTGGACATGGGCAAACCCGTGCCGATTCTCGAAGTCGCGGAAACCATGATCCGCATGGCCGGCAAGACGCCCTATGCGGATATCCCGATCCGCTTCACCGGCATCCGGCCCGGTGAGAAGCTGCATGAGACGCTCCAGGGCGCCAATGAAGAGATCGTCACGCTCGACATCGCCAAGATCTTCGGTCTCAGGACCGATGTCGTGGCGTGGCCGATGGTTCAGGCCGCGCTGGCTGCGCTGCAGGCGGCGATGAAGAACCAGGACAAGGCTTCCGCCCTTGCCGTCTTGGCGGAACTCCATCGGCCGGAGACACCAGCGCCCGACACGCGGCAGGAAACGGGCTCGAGAACCGTCGGACAAGCAGGTTAG